The bacterium genome contains a region encoding:
- a CDS encoding sodium:solute symporter, whose product MMHLGNLSIIDWSIMIVAVVALRLVSLSTRHYMKGVSDFLSANRLAGRYLLTIAQNMGGTGVISFIAMFEVLYSRGLSPGWWSGFHTPVGLIILLTGWVYYRFRETRAMTMAQFLEMRYSRKLRIFAGILCWSSGIINFGIFPAVAARFFIYFCGLPDHFHIPGIDFAIPSIALVMLIDLAFAISFVNMGGQISVMVTDCVQGMFCSFAFIVVAATILIKVSWPEMMQALSMAPKDQSMINPFHTSAVNDFNIWYYLIAVFGGFFSHLSWQGAQGFNCSARNPHEQKMGGIIGVWRNIPQGIAITTAALAAVAIMRLPQFADQAHIVSATLAKIPNESVQDQMRVPIVMAHILPIAVKGLLGTIFLFFSFTCHDTYMHSWGSIFIQDIYMPIKNKVLSPEEHIKLLRWSILGVAAFAFVFSLLYQPSEKILFFFAITGTIWLGGSGAVIIGGLYWRRGTTPAAFSALVVGAVVGVGGLILPKVYLAQTGHAFPINNQWLWFMAMICSSLVYVTVSLITGRNKEPYNLERMLHRGNYRVQADHVVEHEQRSRWSMIVGITKEFSTFDKVLAIVLVCWNMMWFSWFVIFSIINLLHPVSDSMWMSYEYLRIIIIPSILCLPMTVWFTVGGIHDIRHLFAALKAEVRDNSDDGSFHGYKDDQVSEVGLSADSECTLESSLTKQTDADGGSNSA is encoded by the coding sequence ATGATGCACTTGGGCAATTTGAGTATTATCGACTGGTCAATAATGATAGTGGCCGTTGTTGCTTTAAGGTTAGTAAGTTTGAGCACCCGTCACTATATGAAGGGTGTATCGGACTTTCTGTCTGCAAACCGGCTGGCCGGCAGATATCTCTTGACGATAGCCCAGAATATGGGTGGAACGGGTGTAATCTCATTCATTGCAATGTTTGAGGTGCTTTACTCAAGAGGACTTTCTCCCGGGTGGTGGAGCGGTTTCCATACTCCGGTTGGATTAATAATACTATTAACCGGCTGGGTATATTACAGGTTCCGCGAGACGCGTGCAATGACGATGGCGCAGTTTTTGGAGATGCGCTATTCAAGGAAGCTGCGTATATTCGCGGGAATATTATGCTGGAGCAGCGGTATAATTAACTTTGGAATTTTCCCTGCTGTGGCAGCCAGGTTTTTTATTTACTTCTGCGGCCTTCCCGATCACTTCCACATTCCCGGCATCGATTTTGCCATTCCGAGCATTGCGCTGGTGATGCTTATTGACCTTGCTTTTGCCATCTCGTTTGTAAACATGGGTGGTCAAATATCGGTGATGGTTACAGATTGTGTACAGGGCATGTTCTGTTCGTTTGCGTTCATCGTTGTGGCGGCGACCATTCTCATTAAAGTAAGCTGGCCTGAGATGATGCAGGCTCTATCGATGGCTCCAAAGGATCAGTCTATGATCAACCCGTTTCACACGAGTGCGGTCAATGACTTCAACATCTGGTATTACCTGATAGCCGTGTTCGGTGGATTTTTCTCGCATTTGTCGTGGCAGGGCGCTCAGGGTTTCAACTGTTCCGCTCGAAATCCGCATGAGCAGAAGATGGGCGGGATCATTGGGGTATGGCGAAACATTCCTCAAGGTATAGCGATCACCACAGCGGCGCTGGCTGCAGTTGCAATAATGCGGCTGCCGCAGTTTGCGGATCAGGCTCACATAGTGAGCGCCACTCTGGCCAAGATACCGAACGAATCCGTGCAAGATCAAATGCGTGTACCGATAGTGATGGCGCATATATTACCTATTGCGGTAAAGGGCCTGCTTGGGACGATATTTTTGTTTTTCTCGTTCACCTGTCATGACACATATATGCACTCCTGGGGATCGATTTTCATTCAGGATATCTATATGCCCATCAAGAACAAGGTCCTGAGTCCTGAGGAGCATATAAAACTTCTGCGCTGGTCAATCCTGGGTGTGGCGGCATTTGCGTTTGTGTTCAGCCTGCTTTATCAGCCGTCCGAGAAGATATTATTTTTCTTTGCGATAACGGGCACGATATGGTTAGGTGGATCGGGTGCGGTAATCATCGGCGGCCTATATTGGCGTCGTGGTACGACTCCAGCGGCATTTTCAGCACTTGTAGTCGGCGCTGTTGTGGGTGTAGGCGGATTGATTCTGCCCAAGGTATATCTTGCTCAAACGGGTCATGCTTTCCCCATTAACAACCAGTGGCTGTGGTTTATGGCCATGATATGTTCCTCCCTGGTCTACGTTACTGTTTCGCTGATTACAGGTCGCAATAAGGAGCCATATAATTTGGAACGGATGCTCCATCGAGGAAATTACAGAGTCCAGGCAGACCATGTAGTTGAGCACGAGCAGCGGAGCCGGTGGTCGATGATAGTTGGAATTACCAAGGAGTTTTCGACGTTTGATAAGGTTCTGGCAATCGTACTTGTCTGTTGGAATATGATGTGGTTTTCATGGTTTGTAATATTCAGCATAATAAACCTGCTGCATCCGGTCAGTGATTCGATGTGGATGTCATATGAATACCTGCGCATAATTATTATCCCCAGCATATTATGCTTGCCGATGACCGTATGGTTCACTGT